The Schistocerca nitens isolate TAMUIC-IGC-003100 chromosome 7, iqSchNite1.1, whole genome shotgun sequence genome contains a region encoding:
- the LOC126195032 gene encoding leucine-rich repeat-containing protein 24, with amino-acid sequence MWLLRTAALLALSSSWLGAASASCPAVCACKWKGGKQTVECVERGLITLPANVNPETQVLDVTGNNLQILPRDTFIRANLLNLQKVYLRSCRIGQIDDRAFNGLTNLVELDLSYNLLTSIPSATFKDVPFLRDVTLAYNPIIKIEADAFGTLPGLVRLDLSHCEITTVAPRAFDGVEHLETLKLNANRLTELKPRTVESLSRLHGAELHDNPWICDCRLRAARLWLVDHNIPAPVPPTCAGGPERVLDRAFHDLDADDFACRPEILPSARYVEAAAGENATVVCRVRAVPQATVTWFWSGRLLLNDTAFGAPHQRLFIFEDDRFEKSSSLVLANAQETDATEFYCVAENRAGTAEANFTVHVSLRAAGMATLGSSQIAGLSAALVILILFILLLILVLLVRLRRLPFSESKTPAPHHRQAEAGVVGPGANSAAIGNSYTKPPSAADHATSGTAFQASAADKLAQAGAGAAAAAAACNPVQKPPRMTEIPYTTSHYDGGGSVLVPPLSSVAAPTPVTLTSSASAAAPLERTTSSPPPPNNPDLIRDARAAADSVSTTSTATTDVSRPSAPGACCSSSAAATAHYPAAWDSPGGSPDLFMRRATSAFDASDKTPIIVEAAGNGCEDYTCRTLPRYPPDYGLPPVPPPGTKAAAQRVWQRGVPVLPPVTALKRVLSRNSPDEGYQEGPGTDV; translated from the coding sequence ATGTGGCTCCTGAGGACTGCGGCGCTACTGGCGCTTAGCTCGTCTTGGCTGGGCGCCGCGTCGGCCAGCTGCCCCGCGGTGTGCGCCTGCAAGTGGAAGGGCGGCAAGCAGACGGTCGAGTGCGTGGAGCGCGGCCTCATCACGCTGCCGGCGAACGTCAACCCGGAGACGCAGGTGCTCGACGTGACGGGCAACAACCTGCAGATCCTGCCGCGCGACACCTTCATCCGCGCCAACCTGCTCAACCTGCAGAAGGTCTACCTGCGCAGCTGCCGCATCGGCCAGATCGACGACCGCGCCTTCAACGGCCTCACCAACCTGGTCGAACTCGACCTCTCCTACAACCTGCTGACGTCGATACCGTCGGCGACTTTCAAGGACGTGCCTTTCCTGCGCGACGTGACGCTCGCCTACAACCCCATCATCAAGATCGAGGCGGACGCGTTCGGCACGCTCCCGGGCCTGGTGCGGCTCGACCTGTCGCACTGCGAGATCACGACGGTGGCGCCGCGCGCCTTCGACGGCGTCGAGCACCTCGAGACGCTCAAGCTGAACGCTAACCGCCTCACGGAGCTGAAGCCGCGCACCGTCGAGTCGCTGAGCCGGCTGCACGGCGCGGAGCTGCACGACAACCCGTGGATCTGCGACTGCCGGCTGCGCGCCGCGCGCCTCTGGCTCGTCGACCACAACATCCCGGCGCCGGTGCCGCCGACGTGCGCCGGCGGGCCGGAGCGCGTCCTCGACCGCGCCTTCCACGACCTGGACGCCGACGATTTCGCGTGCCGGCCCGAGATCCTGCCGTCGGCGCGCTACGTGGAGGCGGCCGCCGGCGAGAACGCGACCGTGGTGTGCCGCGTGCGCGCCGTGCCCCAGGCCACCGTCACCTGGTTCTGGAGCGGCCGCCTGCTGCTCAACGACACGGCGTTCGGGGCGCCGCACCAGCGCCTCTTCATCTTCGAGGACGACCGCTTCGAGAAGAGCAGCTCGCTGGTGCTGGCCAACGCCCAGGAGACGGACGCGACCGAGTTCTACTGCGTGGCGGAGAACCGCGCCGGCACCGCCGAGGCCAACTTCACGGTGCACGTGTCGCTGCGCGCCGCCGGCATGGCCACCCTCGGCTCCAGCCAGATCGCGGGGCTCAGCGCGGCGCTCGTCATCCTCATCCTGTTCATCCTGCTGCTCATCCTGGTGCTGCTGGTGCGCCTGCGCCGGCTGCCCTTCTCCGAGAGCAAGACGCCCGCCCCGCACCACCGGCAAGCCGAGGCCGGTGTCGTGGGCCCCGGGGCCAACTCCGCCGCCATCGGCAACAGCTACACCAAGCCGCCGTCCGCGGCCGACCACGCGACTTCGGGCACCGCCTTCCAGGCGTCCGCCGCCGACAAGCTGGCCCAGGCGGGGGCGggcgcggcggcggcagcggcggcctgCAACCCCGTGCAGAAGCCGCCCCGCATGACGGAGATCCCGTACACCACCAGCCACTACGACGGCGGCGGCAGCGTGCTGGTGCCTCCGCTGTCATCCGTCGCAGCGCCGACGCCGGTGACGCTCacctcctccgcctccgccgccgctcCTCTGGAGCGAAcgacgtcgtcgccgccgcctccCAACAACCCGGACCTGATACGCGACGCCCGGGCGGCGGCCGACTCCGTCAGCACGACGTCCACGGCGACGACGGACGTGTCGCGGCCTTCCGCTCCCGGAGCTTGCTGCTCCTCGTCCGCCGCGGCCACGGCGCACTACCCTGCCGCCTGGGACAGCCCCGGAGGGTCCCCGGACTTGTTCATGCGGCGCGCGACCAGTGCCTTCGACGCCTCCGACAAGACGCCCATCATCGTGGAGGCGGCGGGCAACGGCTGCGAGGATTACACCTGCCGCACGCTTCCCCGCTACCCTCCTGATTACGGCCTCCCTCCGGTGCCGCCCCCGGGCACCAAAGCCGCGGCGCAGCGGGTGTGGCAGCGCGGCGTTCCCGTTCTTCCTCCGGTCACCGCACTGAAACGGGTCCTCTCGAGGAACTCGCCCGACGAAGGCTACCAGGAGGGACCCGGCACTGACGTTTAA